One genomic window of Paenisporosarcina antarctica includes the following:
- a CDS encoding DUF2642 domain-containing protein codes for MNNLSSYTGQILEIELTSKKSMTGKLMEIGSDIIVLFNGQNYVYLPMMHILCVRKGDSTEDEFINPDSSPIQKNEDLISLKKILTNASEIFVEIFLSGNHTVYGYINQIQDDYIIFYSPAFKTIHIPIVHLKWLIPYINKTPYQIKACQSLSSSEGIFASTFKEQLKTFVGKIVTFDLGKDSQKIGKINNAENNLVELITGDGQIIYLNIAHLKSLHE; via the coding sequence TTGAATAACCTAAGTTCATATACAGGACAAATATTAGAAATTGAACTAACCTCAAAAAAAAGCATGACCGGAAAGCTTATGGAGATTGGTTCGGATATCATCGTTCTATTCAACGGTCAAAATTACGTTTATTTACCAATGATGCATATCCTTTGTGTAAGAAAAGGAGATTCAACTGAAGACGAATTTATTAACCCGGATTCATCTCCTATTCAAAAAAATGAAGATCTTATTTCATTAAAAAAAATATTAACCAATGCTTCCGAAATATTTGTGGAAATTTTTTTATCAGGAAATCATACTGTTTATGGGTATATCAATCAAATTCAAGATGACTATATTATCTTCTATTCACCAGCCTTCAAAACAATCCATATTCCGATTGTTCATCTTAAATGGCTAATTCCTTATATTAATAAAACCCCTTATCAAATCAAGGCATGCCAATCCCTAAGTAGTTCTGAAGGGATATTCGCTTCAACATTTAAAGAACAATTGAAAACGTTTGTTGGAAAAATAGTCACTTTTGATTTAGGAAAAGATTCACAAAAAATTGGGAAGATTAATAATGCAGAAAATAATTTAGTGGAGTTAATCACAGGGGATGGACAAATTATCTATTTGAATATCGCCCACCTTAAATCTCTCCATGAGTGA
- a CDS encoding arsenic transporter: protein MHEYVIIYTFTIFALTTLFIMWRPWGINESIPAISGAILLFIAGVVPFSDILQIFKLVSGPSITIISTIIMCIVLESIGVFRWAAVNIVNKAKGSGKKLFMYVMFLCFLMTIFFNNDGSILITTPIIIHIVFLLHLKPRQKLPYLFAGVFIATAASLPIGVSNIANLIGLKMVGLDLISYTRFAFVPSMIGITTLCLLLYHLFKKDIPKNIATINDSSIEFLMSKQSQGANSHPLSGEAQKLQTINWALFKICIIIVVLIRGSYFILPSYGVPIEVIAITGAVILIVIRWISMKVGIKDVAMKAPWHILVFAFGMYVTVYSLNNTGITVFFISLFESVIKENLVFASFITGIFISVLSNLMNNLPSVMLGTLIITDMGLDIQTLQVSYIAIIIGSDIGALLSPLGTLATLLWMFVLRKNGIYITWSKYFKVALLVIPMTLFVTLIAFNLWLLFIL, encoded by the coding sequence ATGCATGAGTACGTAATCATCTATACTTTCACGATATTTGCGCTAACAACACTTTTCATCATGTGGAGACCTTGGGGAATAAATGAATCCATCCCTGCAATCAGTGGAGCAATACTTCTTTTTATAGCAGGTGTTGTTCCTTTTAGTGATATTTTGCAAATTTTTAAACTTGTAAGTGGTCCTTCCATTACCATTATCTCCACAATTATCATGTGTATTGTCTTAGAAAGCATTGGGGTGTTTCGGTGGGCAGCCGTTAATATTGTTAATAAAGCAAAAGGCTCAGGAAAAAAATTATTTATGTACGTTATGTTCCTGTGTTTTTTAATGACTATTTTTTTTAATAATGATGGGAGTATCCTGATTACTACTCCAATTATTATTCATATTGTTTTCTTGCTCCATTTAAAACCACGTCAAAAATTGCCTTATTTATTTGCAGGTGTATTTATTGCCACAGCAGCTAGTTTGCCAATTGGTGTAAGTAATATTGCAAATTTGATTGGTTTAAAAATGGTGGGTTTAGATTTAATTTCTTACACTCGTTTCGCCTTCGTTCCTTCTATGATTGGCATCACTACACTTTGTCTCCTTTTATATCATCTGTTTAAGAAAGACATCCCCAAAAATATAGCCACGATTAATGATTCTTCAATTGAATTTTTAATGTCAAAGCAATCACAAGGAGCGAATTCTCATCCTTTGTCAGGAGAAGCACAAAAACTACAAACGATCAATTGGGCATTGTTTAAAATTTGTATAATTATCGTTGTTTTAATAAGAGGTAGTTACTTTATTCTCCCATCATATGGAGTTCCTATAGAAGTTATAGCCATTACAGGAGCTGTTATTTTAATCGTTATTAGATGGATTAGTATGAAAGTGGGCATTAAGGATGTCGCTATGAAAGCGCCATGGCATATTCTTGTTTTCGCTTTTGGTATGTACGTTACGGTGTATTCATTGAATAACACAGGTATTACGGTGTTTTTTATTAGTCTATTTGAAAGTGTAATTAAGGAGAATTTAGTATTCGCCAGTTTTATTACAGGAATATTCATCAGTGTTCTATCGAATTTGATGAATAATTTACCTTCTGTAATGCTAGGCACTTTAATCATTACAGATATGGGATTGGATATACAAACGCTGCAAGTTTCCTATATCGCCATTATCATTGGTAGTGATATTGGCGCATTACTTTCGCCGTTAGGCACATTAGCTACGTTGTTATGGATGTTTGTTTTAAGAAAAAATGGAATTTATATTACATGGTCGAAATACTTTAAAGTAGCTTTATTGGTTATTCCAATGACGCTTTTCGTTACATTAATTGCTTTTAATCTGTGGCTTCTTTTTATTTTATAA
- a CDS encoding DUF6897 domain-containing protein produces MKDEYISSLVGRAVQVYKGGPDSNNGVLLDVNDDYLTLQKEDGHIIYYKTAHIKSIRENSQIRFNSILKVYDTNNLHKAATFNELVVNFKEQTIRINGNGPESKVGKLIDVKEDFFVLYTEEDGLIFYKEQHIKSLSHNLTSTNQVIDKDNETLVDNSSNEDVIPEELTNTVTNIMEVYNQISADNTINLLTNLKLSWIKINRKGPESIEGLLVEANENYLVLIVNNEIFRIPTYHVKNFSVSINKSQEQTNEQNTNENLEGNENIKTTNETSVETNDQDSINEKVTFDEELNQAIKRKNKHMKKKARQQKQQSNSTKAQSPEKNPEGQQNTEKPHREESTNTRPTNTVNRRKKQGSNQPKKSLVEKYRKNKKK; encoded by the coding sequence ATGAAAGATGAGTATATATCTTCTTTAGTGGGTAGAGCAGTTCAAGTTTATAAAGGGGGACCCGATTCAAATAATGGAGTTTTATTGGATGTTAACGATGATTATTTAACCTTACAAAAAGAAGATGGTCATATTATTTACTACAAAACGGCACACATTAAAAGTATTCGTGAAAATTCACAGATTCGATTTAATTCTATTTTAAAAGTATACGATACTAACAACTTGCATAAAGCAGCTACGTTTAATGAACTCGTTGTTAATTTCAAAGAACAAACGATACGTATTAATGGGAATGGTCCTGAATCGAAGGTGGGCAAATTAATCGATGTAAAGGAAGACTTTTTTGTCCTTTATACAGAGGAAGATGGATTAATATTTTACAAAGAACAACATATTAAAAGCTTAAGTCATAATTTAACATCTACTAATCAAGTCATTGATAAAGATAATGAAACACTAGTTGATAATTCTTCAAATGAAGATGTAATTCCAGAAGAATTGACTAACACAGTAACTAATATTATGGAAGTTTATAATCAGATTTCTGCAGATAACACAATTAATTTACTAACAAATCTTAAACTTTCTTGGATAAAGATAAATAGAAAAGGTCCTGAAAGTATAGAAGGGTTGTTAGTTGAGGCTAATGAAAACTACCTTGTACTAATTGTGAATAACGAGATTTTTAGAATACCAACATATCATGTGAAAAATTTTAGCGTGAGTATCAATAAATCACAAGAACAGACAAATGAACAAAATACCAATGAAAATTTAGAAGGAAACGAAAACATAAAGACAACAAATGAAACATCAGTTGAAACAAATGATCAAGATTCAATAAACGAAAAAGTAACCTTTGATGAAGAGTTAAATCAAGCGATTAAAAGAAAAAATAAACATATGAAGAAAAAGGCGCGACAACAAAAACAACAATCTAATTCAACGAAAGCTCAATCTCCAGAAAAAAATCCTGAAGGTCAACAAAATACTGAAAAACCCCATAGAGAAGAAAGTACAAATACACGACCAACAAATACTGTAAATAGAAGAAAAAAACAAGGCAGTAATCAACCAAAGAAAAGTCTTGTGGAAAAGTATAGAAAGAACAAAAAAAAATAA
- a CDS encoding YciI family protein, with amino-acid sequence MEKKQFLYQLKLIPTLLDESNWTEKENEIVQQHFEALQNLQIEGKLIMAGRTLNMDPTGFGIVILELESEEEALTLMENDPAVKEGIMKATLYPYHVALIKN; translated from the coding sequence ATGGAAAAAAAGCAATTTTTATACCAATTAAAATTAATTCCTACATTGTTAGATGAATCAAACTGGACCGAAAAAGAAAATGAAATTGTTCAGCAACATTTTGAAGCATTGCAGAATTTACAAATAGAAGGAAAACTAATTATGGCAGGAAGAACTTTAAATATGGATCCTACAGGGTTTGGAATTGTTATATTAGAATTGGAGTCAGAAGAAGAGGCACTAACTTTAATGGAAAATGATCCAGCTGTTAAAGAGGGAATTATGAAAGCAACATTATATCCATATCATGTTGCCTTGATTAAAAATTGA
- a CDS encoding NupC/NupG family nucleoside CNT transporter has translation MNNIIWGIGGIFVVLSIAFLLSSAKKSINYRTILGGLTIQIIFAFIVLKWEAGRAGLVWLSNKVQNIIGYASEGVSFLFGPAVDVEKFGFVFAFQVLTVIIFFSSLISVLYYLGIMQVLIRFIGGALSWLLGTSKAESISAAANIFVGQIEAPLIIRPFIAKMTRSELFAVMTGGLASVAGSVLVGYALLGVPLEYLLAASFMAAPAGLIMAKLMIPETEVPDETVFEMEKDQDSVNVIDAAARGASDGLKLALNVGAMLLAFIALIAMVNGILGGIGGWFGYDSISLEQILGFVFAPIAFAIGVPWSEAVTAGSFIGQKLVLNEFVAYAAFAPEIANLSPKTVIVVSFALCGFANLSSMAILLGGLGALAPSRRSDIARLGLRAVAAGMLASLLSAAVAGMFI, from the coding sequence GTGAATAATATTATTTGGGGAATTGGCGGGATATTTGTTGTATTAAGTATCGCGTTTCTATTATCTAGTGCAAAAAAATCGATTAATTATCGAACCATTTTAGGTGGTTTAACGATTCAAATAATTTTTGCGTTTATTGTTTTGAAGTGGGAAGCAGGAAGAGCAGGATTAGTGTGGTTGTCCAATAAAGTACAAAATATAATTGGTTATGCTAGCGAAGGTGTTTCATTCCTCTTTGGACCAGCTGTGGATGTAGAGAAATTTGGATTTGTCTTTGCATTCCAAGTTTTAACAGTAATAATATTCTTCTCATCATTAATTTCTGTATTGTATTATTTAGGGATTATGCAAGTATTAATTCGCTTTATTGGTGGAGCATTATCATGGTTACTTGGAACAAGTAAAGCTGAATCGATTTCCGCAGCAGCGAATATTTTCGTTGGACAAATAGAAGCACCTTTAATAATTCGTCCATTCATTGCGAAAATGACGAGATCTGAACTATTTGCAGTGATGACAGGTGGACTAGCATCCGTCGCAGGTTCTGTTCTTGTTGGATATGCATTACTAGGTGTACCTCTTGAATATTTACTGGCAGCAAGCTTTATGGCTGCACCTGCAGGTTTAATCATGGCCAAATTAATGATTCCAGAAACAGAGGTTCCAGATGAAACAGTATTTGAAATGGAAAAAGATCAAGATTCAGTAAACGTCATTGATGCTGCGGCTCGGGGTGCCAGTGACGGTCTTAAACTGGCACTAAATGTCGGTGCCATGTTGCTAGCGTTCATCGCGCTAATTGCTATGGTTAATGGGATTTTAGGTGGTATTGGAGGGTGGTTTGGATACGATTCTATATCACTTGAGCAAATTCTTGGTTTTGTCTTCGCACCAATTGCTTTTGCCATTGGTGTCCCGTGGTCAGAAGCTGTGACTGCAGGTAGTTTCATTGGACAGAAACTTGTTTTAAATGAATTTGTTGCGTATGCTGCATTTGCTCCGGAAATAGCAAACTTGTCACCAAAAACAGTAATCGTAGTTAGTTTTGCATTATGTGGTTTTGCCAATTTAAGTTCGATGGCCATTCTTCTAGGGGGATTAGGTGCACTTGCTCCTTCTCGCCGTTCAGATATTGCACGACTAGGTTTACGTGCTGTAGCTGCAGGGATGTTGGCATCTTTACTAAGTGCTGCCGTTGCAGGAATGTTTATTTAA